aaatataattttcctaaattatttattccaatcatattatcaaataatcGAAATCCTTGATGATTGTCTTTGTGAAAGTTTTTTGGTAATATCATCTTTGTCTTATTTTTGATACTCACATATTTTCTTaacttaatatatttatcataattaaatttttttacattttttttattttgcacattactttttatattattaaatttctCATCTCTCATTGATTGTATTTTTGAATCATTTGGAGTATTACTAACCACTTTCTTAAATTGGGTGTTGTTTTCTTCTAAgtttttatgtaataaaaaaaacggaTCCGAtgtttgcatttttttaaaacctattttttttttattcttatcAAATGATTGTGTATTCCCCTTTTCTATCATTTTCAatgattttaatttatcacTACTCACATACATTTCcgcaatttttaaaacttgCGATTTTGCcctcattatatttaattttttttctaaattttccTTTCTTGCTTTATTATATGGCATAAATGAAGAATatgttacatttttatcaactCGTATACTAAATGACTTTTTAGGTTTAATTCTacttttatcattttccattgctgaatatatattttcagtaaactgtttttttaactttggATTCAAagattttttcttattataaTCGAATTTATTACTTGTATATAGTCTTTCAAAAACGGATTcctcgttttttttaatactttcctttttttctatatctaATGCACTTGTCCTTTCTTCGTCGCTTTCGGCATCtttgcttttatttttatcacttCTTTTTCCTGACCCATTTTCACTACTATCCATACTATTGTTTGACTGACTTACCACATACTCGTCATGCTCACTCACTGtatcattttctaaattgctattcttttttttttcttctaatTCAGAAATAAAACTTTTTGAATCGTCATCAGAGTGCTGACTCGATAATTTATCAGAAAGTCTGTTCTTCAATTTTTGATCATTCATTCCAtcatattccttttttattttattcgaGGTTGTTTCATTAAAAGTATTTTCATtcacaatatttttttggttgCTATGTGATGGTTTAgcttttaatttgttttttttgtcgTTATAAGACAAATCATTTAAGCTAAATTTTTCTCCAATTGTGCGTAACATTTTAAAGTTTGAACTGGATTTTTTGGggttttcattatttttttcactgGAATTGTCGTCATATTTTAAGGTAGCGATAGTTTTCCCTTTTAAATATTGCATTGtaaaagacaaaaaaaaatacacacgtatatatatatatatatgtctaagtaaataaatatatatagagaaTTATGTGTCAGTGAACAAAAATTCTTCTAATTTAATTACACACTATAAATTATTGCAATTTATTGATTTAAGGAAATTAAGTctacatattataatatatatattctctaaatatatagtaaaaataatttcacaaaaaaaaaaaaaattaatacttACATAAACAATTAGCTATTTTCACCGTTGTTTTGCCATTTCcaaccattttttattctttttaaaaataaaaaatctaGCTAAATAATGgtgatttatttatattttttttataaagtataaaatgtctatattttttatgaacagtcatacaaaaaagaaaaaatagtCTTACATTTACATTAACAGGCAAGGCAAATTGTATTGGTTGtggaaaattataagttatttacatattaaaaatattttcctaTCAATGAATATGGTGTGTATGCATTATGCTCGAAATGAGCTTATCAGCTGtgaattaaatgaaatatattatacagtTGGTATATGGAAACATGTATTTAACtagaacaaataaataaaaagggtGAGTAATTAAAACATGTTACACACAAAAGTAAATGGAATTAATATCCCCAGCTTTATTGACTTAAACagaatatagaaaaatattatataagctTTACTATATTGAAATAATTGGCAtaccatatatatacaatgaTAAAAAGTAGTATCACCTATTTGTTATATGAACcttgtaaataataaaaaacgtGATATGCTGTTTATATTCTTAAgactattattttaaatgtgaaaaataatCCTTAAATACAAACTACTTATTGTATTCCTATCATTATGGTAATAATTTTCCAAGGGCAAAAGATTGAGTGCcctcatttttatattttattgtattatattatttttatcaagacatacaaatatatggaccattatatatatgtatgaaataaagttttgacatataattaaaattatagctattttaaaaaatttacataaatttttgtaattatttttatttataagtatttatttaaaaaaaaaaattataaaaacattttataaaatatatatattatatatatacataacaATATGTCAATAATAATGTCTatctatacatatataacaatacaATGTCATATAAATTAGCGTATATATagatgaattaaaaaataaatatattcatgcagataaaataatatgatgaaTTGGGGGCCCATATGCATAGCGTTGTACAAACTACTTTCTGTATAAAGTGTGTTGAAATATGggagaaaataaaaaaaaaataataaaagatattataataccttaatatataattataaataaaaagaaaaagaaatatattttattttccctCAATTTGTGTGTAAATAGATACTCTAACGGTTGGCTCacataaacataaatatatatataagtatgGGTATACTTTTAAATATCTGCCTATTATTTCTCTACACATGATACTGTCaatgataatatacattttctCAATATGCCTCACAgaaaaataagtaaatagataaatatgtctatatatattcatgtaCTAAGTTTGTACAAATATGCTTACAATAAATCTAATGTCTTCTTTTATGAGACCATGATGAAGATCTTGAAGCAGATCGTGAACCTGATCTAGAAATAGATCTAGATCCTGATTTTGATATGGATCTATTATTTCTTCTTCTAGCTTGATAAGATGAGCTTCTAGAGTAGcttctttttttgtcatATGCATCTCTTCTTCTATCCATGCTTCTGCTTCTACTACTAGATGTTCTACTTCTACTTCGGCTACGGCTTCTGCTTCGACTCCTGCTTCTACTATAGCTCCTGCTACTGTAGCTTCTGCTTCTTGAATAAGATCTTCTCTTATCACTTCTTGAATAACTTCGGCTTGAATAGCTTCTATTTCTATCACCATATCTACCATATCCATCATCTCGTCTCCatgatgtttttttttgacgtattgttatttttgcCTTTTCTCCTTCGTGGGATCTAAATGTTGATCCGTTGAATTTTTCAATAGCTTCAAGCATATCTTctttatgaaaaaaggaAACTTCACCTGtaccatttttaaaaacatctGCATGCCCACATTCCCCTGCTTCTCTAAGATGATCTTTTAAATCTTGCCAACTACCTGAAAGGGGTAATCCAGAAACCTAAAGAACAAAAAGAAAGTAAATTAgattaataatagtaagtacatatgtgtatatagcactcttaaattatatatattaaattataaaacagAATAATTGATTGAAATTTATAGaaatttataatgaaacataacaatacataatatattgttatattaaaacGATCGTTAGtatggatatatttattacctCTACAACATATCGGCCTCTTCTTGATTTTGATCCTCTTCCCATCATTCCTCTACCTCTTGAACTATACTTTCCATTGTCTCTAGCATTAAATGGAACTTCAACTCGTAATTTATTTCCACCAAAATCACATCcatctttttctttaattgcATCTGCTGCATCTCGTGCATCTTCAAATTCTATAAATGCAAATGCAGCCCCTGATACTGTTTTTTTAACGtcacattttaatattgtaCCAAATTTCCtaaattcattttctaCATCTCTAGATGTAACATGTGATGGTAAATTACCAACATATATTCTTGAAACACTATCACGTATCgccattttaatattattaattatttataaaacaaaaattatatatattcttcacAGTCTTGCTAATGCTGCAGCGTATTGCtacatgtattttttaattctattgtatatgtatatatatatttttaatttatttaattaactTATGATAGCTAAATAGTATATCTAGTATGAGTAGAAACAAGTTTGCttgaattatatttctttgtAGAGTTAAGTATAAATCATAACATTTGAGTTTTGCCTAAGATCGAAAAGTTTTGATATTCTGTTTTTAAGATCAGCAAGCATAAATAGaagtgatatatatttgtgctatatgcttatttttgatataacTTTTCTGATTGTTTTAATGTAATtccattaaaaataaatatcaacaactatcaaatatatgtttatatgtAACTATATTAGCGTGTTGAATgttttactatttatttgaaaatatatgtacttaaatattttgtgttattctttattaattgtctctattttttttgtgctGTTTTAATGAATGCCTAATTCTTAATTTCATACTAATTTTGAAacttcaatatatttttaaccttatttttttttgtaactatttataaaaaaaattaattataaaaatatacttacAATGTTTCttaatcaaataaaaagtatgatatcattttttttataattatgatatttaaacaaatatgtaattaaaaaaaaaataaaattaagagaaaaaattatattatgtaatgttatattgtttaattatatatacctaTGCcggatataataatatatatatataatcacaatatgtattttataattttattttatacgTATTATAgaagatatatttataatatattcgGGTTTGGGGAATTACAAAGATATGTAGAttgtatgtatgtatatacaattCCCATACAAActacaaatatatcaatgccatattatatatttccgAAAATTGTagagataaaaaaatagaataaaaatttattttttgtttttgtattacatataaaaattagtataatatatcctaatttttataatttctttttttattttattatatatttttcagtttttttaattataataaaattttcttatttttcatatcaaaaaatatgaccctcaatttttttcaaaagaaaaaatgtacCTTAATTGTGACTCCTATATAAATGCACAGATAAATTATGCCAGTAAAAAATTAGGCCTTACAAAAgtaaatacatttatagtgtattacataatttttgtcAACTTATTTtagtgtatatattatgtaagacctatttttattattttattattttgttatatttttttatccaGCCAATACTTTCACATTCcttataacatatatataagaaataaGCAGAGTATTTAAAaggttaaaaataataaagcaaagatatattataagaaCTATGTAAACAGCTACAATCTTTTgtagtattattattggcTGGATTTTTTGTGGGTTTGGCgtgatttatatatataccaaTTTTAGGAAgttgcatatttattaaaaataagaaaaaaatacatactTTCATGCATAAtgtttatatgcatattaataGAAAGAAATCGTTACAATCTTTTTTATCCACATACTTATCAATACtctaaaataatttcaacACTACTCTCAAAAAGTACATATAGTTGTATTCACTATATGAAGATTTATTtcaccattttttttttttttgaaaaactTGTACTTATTGCATGAACGTACAGGTATTTTTAgctaatatttaataaaaaaaaaaaaaaaaaaaaaaaaaaatagctattAAACAAttcctatttttatatactttttgagggtattattattgtggATCTTTGTAGAGTCATGGTTGTAGATATGAATATGATAAGTGTATTTgccattttttctttaactttttttgtatatactaaaatatatttaaacaaaaagtTAAGCTATCTGTTTGAAATATGGAATTacacaaattattattttcttgaAAATGACCAgctaaatatgcatatagcCAAATATGTGTAAATAGCGATTGgtcataaaaatgtttattgggagtcttttatattatgataGTATTTCACTAACTTATtcaaatattaacaataataaatattgtcaagtttattttttaatttcactACTTGATTGTTTTGCCATCTCATTATCACATATGTGTGTAAAAGTTTTAATGATGGTAATACAATAAAACTCGTAAGATTAGTAAGGctattcttatttttttattacttaatcatatttatatatgcttgtattttttaaagagatataaaaaaatttaattaattttatacaattttttatgaataaaatattttgttcctATAAgccaataaaataataaatacacatttataaaaaatagtgtTTATACAAAATCATTTACTTAACACATAATtgtatgtatatgttttacaaaaaaaaatggaaaaaaataatgtctCATTTAagagaatatatatttcattaaagacataaaaaaatataatttccaattgaaataaatatatatattttttttcaacaaaTCCAGGCTCTAAgataagtaaaaaaatatattagagcacccattatttatatatataataatacgCATACACATGTAtgtacaatatatattgatggaaattctttatattattttttttttattctattaaatatttcacacctatatttttttcttcaatttTTCTCAATTTTTTCTCCATATTAGGGTATATTATAAGTAGGCTCGgagaaacaaataaatacatttaaataaagtaaataaacacaataaatttatatattaaaaaatacactaaaaataaagccAGTAGGCTTAGTAAATTGCACAACAAAAggtgttttattttatcatatcttatatgtatattttttttttttcgcatTTATTCACAcataaatgtattatatatacttatttattaaaatattttatgtatgagaaaaatacataaatgcatttattttcctaaaatgaaaataattattaacaaGCTCTGACCCAATTACAAAAGTATTTTatcttattatatacaatcCTTATcagtgtattttttttattcatattttttgc
This Plasmodium chabaudi chabaudi strain AS genome assembly, chromosome: 12 DNA region includes the following protein-coding sequences:
- a CDS encoding conserved Plasmodium protein, unknown function (iprscan;Superfamily:SSF69322; score=4.18E-10;query 442-583;description=null), which codes for MQYLKGKTIATLKYDDNSSEKNNENPKKSSSNFKMLRTIGEKFSLNDLSYNDKKNKLKAKPSHSNQKNIVNENTFNETTSNKIKKEYDGMNDQKLKNRLSDKLSSQHSDDDSKSFISELEEKKKNSNLENDTVSEHDEYVVSQSNNSMDSSENGSGKRSDKNKSKDAESDEERTSALDIEKKESIKKNEESVFERLYTSNKFDYNKKKSLNPKLKKQFTENIYSAMENDKSRIKPKKSFSIRVDKNVTYSSFMPYNKARKENLEKKLNIMRAKSQVLKIAEMYVSSDKLKSLKMIEKGNTQSFDKNKKKIGFKKMQTSDPFFLLHKNLEENNTQFKKVVSNTPNDSKIQSMRDEKFNNIKSNVQNKKNVKKFNYDKYIKLRKYVSIKNKTKMILPKNFHKDNHQGFRLFDNMIGINNLGKLYFWNGYKWKNINIFYEHFISACTNKNGQIICINNNYKPGYLLMNKSFKKIDTCIEEFFFKIAISNKNKIWGINLRGDLQKWNLYQWSVIKKAYGISKLKSLAFDRNNKLWVLDQRNYFYIYDTEYKNWMLRNVNGANIKDFDFNDDNLLIAVTNDGVIKIFKNHRWIKYGILAEMKIASLHFLRNAKRPQAIEGTKPKEDGVTKQGKLNGSISTTKN
- a CDS encoding serine/arginine-rich splicing factor 1, putative (term=annotation;date=20101007;qualifier=added_gene_name=SR1;qualifier=removed_product=splicing factor, putative;qualifier=added_product=pre-mrna-splicing factor, putative;curatorName=ucb@sanger.ac.uk;~term=annotation;date=20150327;qualifier=removed_product=pre-mRNA-splicing factor, putative;qualifier=added_product=serine/arginine-rich splicing factor 1, putative;qualifier=added_literature=pmid:20870716;qualifier=added_literature=pmid:25807998;curatorName=ucb@sanger.ac.uk;~;query 293-293;GPI_cleavage_site_score=1.72;~pfam_scan;Pfam:PF00076.18; E()=3.6E-16;score=58.6;query 10-77;description=RRM_1;~pfam_scan;Pfam:PF00076.18; E()=3.9E-9;score=36.1;query 113-172;description=RRM_1;~iprscan;InterPro:IPR000504 : RNA recognition motif, RNP-1;Prosite:PS50102; score=15.562;query 8-83;description=RNA recognition motif domain;~iprscan;InterPro:IPR000504 : RNA recognition motif, RNP-1;Pfam:PF00076; score=3.9E-16;query 10-77;description=RNA recognition motif domain;~iprscan;InterPro:IPR000504 : RNA recognition motif, RNP-1;SMART:SM00360; score=0.0037;query 110-181;description=RNA recognition motif domain;~iprscan;InterPro:IPR000504 : RNA recognition motif, RNP-1;Pfam:PF00076; score=4.3E-9;query 113-172;description=RNA recognition motif domain;~iprscan;InterPro:IPR000504 : RNA recognition motif, RNP-1;SMART:SM00360; score=5.8E-20;query 9-79;description=RNA recognition motif domain;~iprscan;InterPro:IPR000504 : RNA recognition motif, RNP-1;Prosite:PS50102; score=9.917;query 109-183;description=RNA recognition motif domain;~iprscan;InterPro:IPR035979 : RNA-binding domain superfamily;Superfamily:SSF54928; score=8.19E-31;query 8-170;description=RNA-binding domain superfamily), with product MAIRDSVSRIYVGNLPSHVTSRDVENEFRKFGTILKCDVKKTVSGAAFAFIEFEDARDAADAIKEKDGCDFGGNKLRVEVPFNARDNGKYSSRGRGMMGRGSKSRRGRYVVEVSGLPLSGSWQDLKDHLREAGECGHADVFKNGTGEVSFFHKEDMLEAIEKFNGSTFRSHEGEKAKITIRQKKTSWRRDDGYGRYGDRNRSYSSRSYSRSDKRRSYSRSRSYSSRSYSRSRSRSRSRSRSRSRTSSSRSRSMDRRRDAYDKKRSYSRSSSYQARRRNNRSISKSGSRSISRSGSRSASRSSSWSHKRRH